In the genome of Saccharomonospora viridis DSM 43017, one region contains:
- a CDS encoding TetR/AcrR family transcriptional regulator, whose product MTAQGATTRKRTRGPNDPDRRNRIARAAITVIAERGINALTHRMVAAEAGVPLGSTTYHFATLDDLVAVALDEAARRNIDALREWNAALPEDVDLVTALTDLVLDSVTKQRADTIAEYNLYALALQRPHLRRAAVAWDNALADVFSTRTDPLTGRMIATLTCGLMMQTVLGETPPRREDIEALYRRALG is encoded by the coding sequence ATGACGGCGCAGGGGGCGACAACACGTAAGCGCACACGCGGTCCCAACGACCCTGACCGACGCAACCGCATTGCCCGCGCGGCCATCACCGTCATCGCCGAACGCGGCATCAACGCATTGACCCATCGCATGGTCGCCGCCGAAGCCGGTGTGCCGCTCGGCTCGACCACCTATCACTTCGCCACGCTCGACGACCTCGTCGCCGTCGCTCTGGACGAAGCGGCACGACGCAACATCGACGCGCTGCGCGAATGGAACGCCGCGCTTCCGGAGGACGTGGACCTGGTGACCGCCCTCACCGATCTCGTCCTCGACTCGGTGACGAAGCAACGCGCCGACACCATCGCCGAGTACAACCTCTACGCCCTCGCCCTTCAACGTCCCCACCTACGCAGGGCGGCGGTCGCCTGGGACAACGCGCTGGCGGACGTGTTCAGCACCCGCACCGATCCGCTCACCGGCAGGATGATCGCCACATTGACGTGCGGGTTGATGATGCAGACCGTACTCGGGGAAACCCCACCGCGTCGGGAGGACATCGAAGCGCTCTACCGACGCGCACTGGGCTAG
- a CDS encoding 3-hydroxybutyrate oligomer hydrolase family protein has protein sequence MHKAVERIGLTGKIGKPLLTLHGTLDVLLPISEDSDVYAEMVRKQGRGHLHRYYRIEDGTHTDSFVDLHPDQLRALTPCHRTAFEALEAYLADGTPLPESATIPRPADATPQDLVTTCELN, from the coding sequence GTGCACAAGGCGGTCGAGCGCATCGGCCTCACCGGCAAGATCGGCAAACCGCTGCTGACATTGCACGGAACGCTCGACGTGCTGTTGCCGATCAGCGAGGATTCCGACGTCTACGCCGAGATGGTGCGCAAGCAGGGTCGTGGACACCTGCACCGGTACTACCGCATCGAGGACGGCACGCACACCGACTCGTTCGTCGACCTGCACCCCGACCAGCTGCGGGCACTGACTCCTTGCCACCGCACGGCCTTCGAGGCCCTGGAGGCCTACCTGGCCGACGGCACCCCGCTGCCCGAGTCGGCCACGATTCCTCGCCCGGCCGACGCCACCCCGCAGGACCTGGTGACGACCTGCGAATTGAACTGA